A genomic region of Plasmodium malariae genome assembly, chromosome: 14 contains the following coding sequences:
- the PmUG01_14074500 gene encoding conserved Plasmodium protein, unknown function, giving the protein MNLVNSQKFVTGFTRRVNLFFGTFRGRKRKERYDDLENKHLYWCINNLKKEYLNERNENFVQTIENDKLDEGISDIVGISSIPDNSIINERTEKYFLKEEGIKNIEKDKLEEIKKLFNPSLNMFIDKEKNSSHIADSHLLKKVEEQKIKYSNSSDELVEKQNKGISHEGVINGDIGKSSKNSFISKKAERMRRNVYSVKSVNSVYNVYSKDSVNNTHNSQNNEYSEKTESSNRLTKNSFDRFMHNKREDSNRGNSDNSVSQESNKLDNEQNTKHLENLKDYNFADANKSIDKSIFDYESLKGKSTYQDLTHEEYDYMNNLYLKKCDIDRKIRWFKMSNILNPVKEAKSIIKSLKLSKNDEKIKEAEEEQNEFLVKEDIKPHYENEGNFAHKIERICEQNQYDEIVSRIRMKIRKEKLENSKIIKEKVPNVARHILDPIKYHVNRRKVRTEKLLHTHLEQLLNCNNSYFRSYLLNGLSISIHHLEMKSNRSICKIVYSLLNKNVTHKSIQDKLEKVAFILRKLLARKLQLGYTPPLKFIPLKDQQEKNIKNLQYYKLYAKYNYPTHSTSRGEQCTKLMHFYNKDLAGF; this is encoded by the coding sequence ATGAACTTAGTGAATAGTCAAAAATTTGTGACAGGCTTTACAAGAAGAGTAAATCTATTTTTCGGCACATTTAGGGGAAGGAAACGAAAAGAAAGGTATGATGATTTGgaaaataaacatttatattggTGCATtaataacttaaaaaaagaatatttaaatgaacgaaatgaaaattttgttcAAACAATTGAAAATGATAAACTCGATGAGGGGATATCAGACATCGTTGGAATAAGTAGTATTCCAGATAACagtataataaatgaaagaacagaaaaatattttttaaaagaagagggtataaaaaatatagagaaaGATAAATTAGAAGAGATAAAGAAACTTTTTAACCCATccttaaatatgtttatagaCAAGGAGAAAAATAGTTCTCACATCGCTGACAGCCATCTTTTGAAAAAAGTggaagaacaaaaaataaaatatagtaacaGTTCAGACGAATTGgttgaaaaacaaaacaagGGGATATCACATGAGGGGGTAATAAATGGGGACATTGGAAAATCAtcaaaaaattcttttatcaGCAAGAAAGCGGAAAGGATGAGAAGAAATGTGTACAGTGTGAAAAGTGTAAATAGTGTGTATAATGTGTATAGTAAGGACAGTGTGAACAATACGCATAATAGCCAAAATAATGAGTATTCGGAAAAAACAGAAAGTAGCAATAGGCTGACAAAAAATAGTTTTGACCGTTTTATGCATAACAAACGGGAAGACTCAAATAGGGGGAATAGCGACAACTCAGTAAGTCAAGAGAGTAACAAATTGGATAATGAGCAAAACACGAAACATTTAGAAAACTTGAAGGATTATAACTTTGCTGATGCTAATAAAAGTATAGATAAATCCATTTTTGATTATGAAAGCTTAAAGGGAAAGAGTACGTACCAAGATTTAACACATGAGGAATAtgattatatgaataatttatatcttaAAAAGTGTGATATAGATAGAAAAATAAGATGGTTTAAAATGAGTAATATCCTTAACCCTGTTAAGGAAGCAAAGAGTATTATAAAATCActaaaattaagtaaaaatgatgaaaaaataaaagaggcAGAAGAAGAACAAAACGAATTTCTCGTAAAAGAAGACATCAAACCGCATTATGAAAATGAAGGAAATTTCGCTCATAAAATAGAAAGGATATGTGAACAAAATCAATATGATGAAATAGTTTCAAGAATAAgaatgaaaataagaaaggaaaaattagaaaattctaaaataattaaagaaaaagtacCTAATGTAGCTAGACATATATTAGACCCTATAAAATATCATGTAAATAGAAGAAAAGTAAGAACAGAAAAACTTTTACATACACATTTAGAGCAGTTATTAAATTGCAATAACTCTTATTTTAgatcatatttattaaacgGTTTGTCTATTTCTATTCATCACCTTGAAATGAAATCAAATAGATCTATATGTAAAAttgtttattcattattaaataaaaatgtcacacataaaagtatacaagacaaattagaaaaagtagcttttattttaagaaaattattagcTAGAAAACTTCAATTAGGTTATACACCTCCTTTGAAGTTTATACCGTTAAAAGAtcaacaagaaaaaaatattaaaaatttacaatactacaaattatatgcaaaatataattaccCTACTCATAGTACAAGTAGGGGGGAGCAATGTACAAAGCTAATGCATTTCTATAATAAAGATCTCGCTGGGTTTTAG